DNA sequence from the Streptomyces cinnabarinus genome:
CGTGCTCGCCTCGCAGGTCGCCCCGCAGATGACCTGGCCGCAGGCCATGGGCATGTGTGTGATGTACGGCGTGGTCATCATGCTGCTGGTCGTCACCGGCCTGCGCGAGATGATCATGAACGCGATCCCGCTCGCGCTGAAGCACGCGATCACCATGGGCATCGGCCTGTTCGTCGCCCTGATCGGCTTCTCCAAGGCCGGCTTCGTCCATCAGGGCGAGTCGACCCCGCTCACCCTCGGCCCGGCGGGCGAACTGGCCGGCTGGCCGGTGCTGTTGTTCGCCGTGACCCTGCTGGCCATCTTCATGCTCCAGGCCCGCGGCGTCCCCGGCGCGATCCTGATCGGCATCGTCGGCGGCACTGTACTGGCCGTCATCCTCAATGCCTTCGACGCCATCGACCCCAAGCAGTGGGCGGCCGGCGCTCCCGAACTGCACGGCAGCGCGGTCTCCATGCCGGACTTCTCGATCTTCGGTGACGTCGAGTTCGGCGGCTGGGGCGAGGTCGGCGCGATGACCGTCGGCATGATCGTGTTCACCCTGGTGCTCGCCGGGTTCTTCGACGCGATGGCCACCATCATCGGCGTCGGCACCGAGGCGAAGCTCGCCGACGACAAGGGCCGGATGCCGGGCCTGTCCAAGGCGCTGTTCATCGACGGCGCGGGCGGTGCGATCGGCGGTGTCTCCGGCGCCTCGGGCCAGACGGTCTTCGTCGAGTCGGCCACCGGCGTCGGCGAGGGCGCCCGCACGGGCCTGTCCTCGGTCGTCACCGGACTGTTCTTCGCGGCCTGTCTCTTCTTCACCCCGCTCACGGCGATCGTGCCCGGCGAGGTCGCGGCCGCGGCCCTGGTCGTCATCGGCGCCATGATGATGATGAACGCCCGGCACGTGGACTGGGGCGACCGCGCCACCGCGATCCCCGTCTTCCTCACCGTCGTGATCATGCCGTTCACCTACTCCATCACCGCGGGTGTGGCCGCCGGCGTCATCTCGTACGTGGCCATCAAGACCGCGCAGGGCAAGATCCGGGAGATCGGGGCCTTCATGTGGGCCCTGACGGTGATCTTCGTGGTGTTCTTCGCCCTCAACCCCATAGAGAGCTGGCTCGGCGTCCACTAGCCGCCGGCCCTCCACAACTGCCCTAAGGAGACCGAGAGATGCTGGACATCGCCGAAGAGCTGCACCGGTGGGTCGAGCAGGGGCGTGACTTCGCCGTGGCGACCGTGGTCGCCGTCGGCGGCAGCGCGCCCCGCCGACCGGGCGCCGCGCTCGCGGTGGACACCGCCGGCACGGCGATCGGCTCGGTCTCCGGCGGCTGTGTGGAGGGCGCGGTCTACGACCTGTGCCAACAGGCCCTCCAGGACGGCGAAACCGTACTGGAGCGGTTCGGCTACAGCGATGAGGACGCCTTCGCGGTCGGACTGACCTGCGGCGGCATCATCGACATCCTGGTCACCCCGGTACGGGCCGCCGATCCGGCCCGTCCGGTGATCAGGGCCGCGCTGGCCGCCGCCGCCCGTGGTGAGGCGGCGGCGATGGCGCGGGTCGTCTCGGGCCCGGCGGAGCTGATGGGCCGCGCCCTGGTGGTCCGCCCGGACGGGGAGTCGTACGACGGTGGGCCCGGCTACGAGGATGGCCCCGGTTACGACGGTGGCTTCGGGGCCCATCCCGAGCTGGACCGCACGGTTGCCGCCGAGGCGGGTGCCTTCCTGGACGCGGGCCGTACCGGCACCCTGGAGATCGGAGAGCAGGGCTCTCGTTGCGGAGCACCGCTCACGGTTCTGGTGGAGGCGTCCGTACCGCCGCCCCGGATGATCGTCTTCGGCGCGATCGACTTCGCGTCGGCGCTGGTGCGGATCGGCAAGTTCCTCGGCTACCGCGTCACGGTCTGCGACGCCCGGCCCGTGTTCGCCACCGAGGCCCGCTTCCCCGAGGCCGACGAGATCGTCGTCGAGTGGCCGCACAAGTACCTGGAGCGCACCGACGTCGACGCCCGTACGGTCCTGTGCGTGCTCACCCACGACGCCAAGTTCGACGTACCCCTGCTTCAACTGGCCCTGCGGCTGCCCGTCGCCTACGTCGGCGCGATGGGCTCGCGCCGCACCCACCTCGACCGCAACGAACGACTGCGCGAGGTCGGCGTCACCGAAATGGAACTCGCCCGGCTCCGCTCCCCGATCGGCCTCGACCTCGGCGCCCGTACGCCCGAGGAGACCGCCCTGTCCATCGCCTCCGAGATCGTGGCGAACCGGCGGGGCGGCAGCGGGGTCTCACTGACCGGCGCCCACACCCCGATCCATCACGAGGCGGCCTCGACCCCGGCCGGCCGGATCGGCTCGGTGGCCTGACCGGAGGCGCGCCGCACCGCGGGCTGGTCGGGCCACGCGAACGCGTAGTCCGGGGCGCCGCCCCTGTTCAGCCGTACCCAGCGCAGCAGTTCACGCGCGATGCCCGCGTTGCCCATCGCCCAGCCGGTCTCCGCCTCCAGCTCGCTCGGCGTGGCCCGGTGCTCCACGTTCGACCAGCGGGCACCGTCCGCGTCCCGGGTGGCCCGCGAGGCGAGATCCGCGACCAGGACCCGGGCGAACTCCGGTGACTCCGCCTGCTCGGCGATCCGGTCGCAGGCCAGCGCCAGCACGCCCGCGGTGCCGCAGCAGCGCCCGCTGTTGTCCCAGAACCCGGGGGTCAGCCGCGCGGGCAGCCCGGAGTGGACGACGGTGTGCCAGCAGCGGTCGGCCAACTCCGGCCAGGAGGAGTCGTCCAGAGCGTCCCGCAGCAGGCGGAAGACCTGGGCGTCACCGGCCGGGCCGTGGCACCAGCCGTAGTTGTGGCGGGCGGTCCGCTCGCCCGCGTGCCGCGGGTCGGAATGGGGGACCAGGAACCCGTCGGGCCCCGCCTCGTCACGGGAGACGACGTCCGCCGCGCCCGCCAGCGCCAGTTCGGTGAGGTCCGCGCGACCGGCCGTGGCACCGATCGCGGCCAGCGCGCACACGATCCCGAGGGTGCCGTGCGAGACGTGGTGCATCCGCCCGGTCGCCCCGGGCCGGTGGGCCCACCGCACCCCGGCCGCGGTCCGCTCCGCCGCGTCCGCGTACGGCTCCACCGCCTGTACGGCGAACTCCACGTCCCCGAGCGCCAGCGCCCCGAGGCCGATCCCGGCGTTGCCGCCCATCAGCTCGAACAGCTCGCCCCATCGCGTCCCGTCGAAGCGGGAGCGCACCAGCTCCATCGCCCGGTCCGCGGCGGCACCGGAGGCGGCGTCGCCAAGGTCGTCGTGGACGGCGCGCAGGGCGATCGCCATGCCGGTGAGGCCGAAGTACAGGGAGCTGTCCCCGGTCTCCTCGACGGCCGCCCCGAGACCTCGGGCGGCGCGCAGCGCCGTGTCCGCGTAGGCGTCGTCACCGAAGTGCCGCCAGCCTTCCAGCAGCGCGGGGACGATCCCGGCGGTGCCGTCGTAGAACATGGCCTCGGTCGTCGCGTCGGAGGGCCGTACCGGCCAGCCGAGGCCGCCGTCCCCGGTCGGGCGTGCCTGCGCCGTCAACCAGCGCAGGGCGTCCGCGGCGAGCTGCTCGACCTCGTCAACTTCCGTCTCCACGACTTGCTTTGGGATCATGCGGTCCAGTTTGTCAGGCGCTCTCAGGGCATCCGCAGCAGGCTGTTCACCGCCCGCCCGAACACATACCGCGCCGCCGACCGCAGCGGCCCGTCGAACAGTCCCGGCAGCAGTCGTAGCCGCAGCTCCTCGCGCCACACCACCCGGGCCCGTCCGCCGGGTCCGGGGCGCACCTCGATCTCCGCCCAGCCCAGCACCACCCGGCCCCGCTTCTCCAGCCGGCACAGACCGGGCGCCTCCTCGGTCGGCGGACGCCACACGGTGACCTCCATCCGGTCGTCGAAAGCGAGCGGGCCGAGGCCCGAACGCGCCACGAGGACCGTGCCCTTCCGGTCCGGGCCCGGAGTGACGACGGTGACCCGGGTCAGCGGGACCACCCGCCCATGGCGGGGCCAGTCGGTGAGGCGGCGCCAGGCCTCGTCGAGGGAAAGCGGCACCGTGCGTTCGAGCTGAAAGTTGACCACTGCCCGATCCTAAGGAATCCGGCCAGCTCAACGGCCCTGTCGTATACGGCTCACACACATGGACCAACACCCTGTCGACGGGCAGGCGTACAGGTGACGTGGCCCCGCGCGAACCCCGGTGCACGGCTGCCCGCCCGCCCTAGGCTTCCCTCATCGGACGGGCAGTCCGCCCGCCCACAGGGGGAGTTGGTCGACATGCCACTGAAGTCCTACGGCGTCCTGATCGCACGGGCCGTCGACACCCGGCGCGAGGGCGCCACCGACACGCCGCACTACCAGATCCACCTGACGGACGATCACGGCACGCACTACCGGGCCGCGGTGAACGTCCTGTCCCAGCAACAGCCCTCGGAGCTGCTGTACTTCGTCGCCGACGATTTCCGCCACCCGGTCACCGCCCGGCTCACCGGGCTGCCGGGCGGCTGGAGCACGCTGCCCTCCGGATCCGGCGGGGCCAACCTGGACTTCGTCCGCGGCAACCTCTTCGACCCGGCCGGGATGCGCCAGCTGCCCCCGGACCTCTCCGGGCCCGACAACGACCTCGCCGACCTCCTCGACCACTACGTGCGGCGTGCGGTCGACGACCCGCAGGCCCGGGTGCACGTCTTCGGCGAGCGCTGGGGGCCCGAGAACGGCGTACGGGACAAGGTGTTCGACTTCCGGCCCGGCAACGGCGTCCATGACGTCCACATGAACCAGGGCAACAGCCGGCGCTTCCGCGGCGACGACGGGGTCTGGCAGGACGGCGGCATGCTGCTGCACTTCCCCGCGCAGGAGCGCTGGGTCGGGATCTTCCTCGCCTTCCAGAGCCAGTCCTGGCACACCGACGACCTCACCGGGCACGCCCTCGACGTGGTCGACGGCTCCCGCCCCGAGCCGGGGACGCGTCCGGTCCGGGTCGTCGCCGCGCTGGTCAACCCGCGCGGTCCGGCGCCCGAGGCGGAGACCGTCACCCTGATCAACGCCTCGCCCGGCCCCGTGGACCTGACCGGCTGGACCGTCGGCGGGCGCCAGGGCAAGCGCGTCCCCGTGCCCTCCGGTCCGCTGGCCGCGGGCGTGAGCCTGCTGGTCGCCCTCGGTGAGGACGCCGGACTCGGCAACAGGGGAGGGGAGATCAACCTCTTCGACGCCGAGGGGCTGAAGGTGCACGGCGTCTCCTACACCGCCGAACAGGCGGCCCGGGAAGGCTGGTCCCTGGTGTTCTGACCCGGCGGCCGAATCACCGCCTACCCAGCCGCACACCCGTACGGCACCATGAGCCCTACCGCCACCACCGGCCCGGAGGGCGTCTCGTGGACCGTCGACCGCACGGAAGACTGGACGAGTTGCAGCGCGACCCCTACCCGCACTACGCCCGCGCCCGGCATACCGGTGGCCTGACCCATGTCGCCGAACTCGACGCCTGGCTGGTCGCCCGGGACACCGACGTGCGTGAAGTGCTGCGCCGCCCCGAGGACTTCTCCTCGGCCAACGCGCTACGGCCGGACGTGCTGCCCGCGCCCGCCGCGCTCGCCGTGCTCGGCCGCGGATTCGGCGGCCGCCCCGTCGTCGTCACCGCCGACGGGGCGTTGCACCAGCGGCTGCGCACCCCGATCGTGCGCGGTCTGTCCCCGGCCCGGGTCAGCACGGTGCTGCCGTACGCTGCCGAGCGGGCCGCGGCGCTGATCGACTCCTTCGCCGCGGACGGCTCGGTGGAGTTCATGTCCGGCTACGCCCACCGGCTCCCCGGTGAGGTGATCGGCCGGATCGTCGGTATCGACCCGGCGGACGTGCCCGCCGTCGTGCACGGCGGACACCGCGCCGAGGAGCTGCTGTTCCGGCCCCTGAAGGAGACCGAGCAGGTCGCCGCGGCCGAGGACGTGGTCGCCATGCAGCAGGTCCTAGACGGCTACGCACGGCGGCGGCACTCAGCGCCGCGCGAGGACCTGTGCAGCGAACTCGTCGCCTCCGTCCTGCCGCCCGGCGCGGACGAGGTGTCCCTGGAGCAGCGCCACGAGCTCGTCGCGCACCTGCAGAACCTGCTGCTCGCCGGGCATCTGACGACCACCGCGCTGCTCGGCACGACCGTGCTGCATCTGCTGCGCCACCCGGACCAGTGGGCGCTGCTGTGCGCCGAGCCGGACCGCATCCCGGCGGCGGTGGAGGAGGCCGCCCGCTACGACAGCGCCCTTCAGGGCTTCCGCCGGGTCACCACCCGCCCGGTCACCCTGGCCGGCACCGAACTCCCGGCCGGGGCAGCCCTGTTCGTCGCCTTCGGCGCTGCCAACCGGGACCCCGAGCGCCATCCCCGGCCCGACGCCTTCGACATCACCCGCGCCCCGGGCCGCCACCTCGCCTTCGGGCTCGGCGCGCACGGCTGCCCCGGCTCCCAACTCGCCCGCGAACAGCTGAGGATCACCCTGGAGGCGCTGACCCGGAGACTGCCGGGCCTCAGGCTGGCGGAGGACGACCCGGTCACGATGCGGCCGACGATGATCCACCGCTCCCCGTACCGACTCCGCCTGACCTGGTGACCACTTAGGGCCTGCCGTTTGGATCAGTCCGGCGTCGCGGGCCCTGGCACGCGCGGCTCAGTTGCCATGCACCGCTTCTTGCACCGGGCCTGATCCAAACGACAGGCCCCAGCCCCTCACCGGTAGACCTTGCCGGGCTCGGCCTTCCCCGGCGCGAGCAACTGCGGCACGGTCACGAACACATACCCCTGCTTCTTCAGCGCGTCGATGATCCCGGGCACCGCGGGCACCGTGCCCCGGTAGATGTCGTGCAGCAGGATGATCCCGTCCCGGTCCGACTGGTCCAGGACGCGCTTCTTGATCAGCGCCGAGTCATTGGTCTTGTAGTCCTTCGCCGTCACGCTCCAGAGCACCTCGGCGAGCCCCAGCTCCCGGCAGATCTCGTGCACGGTGTCGTCGGTGCGGCCCTGCGGCGGGCGCATCAGGGTCGGGCGGCGCCCGGTCAGGCGCTCTATCTCCTCGTTCGGGCGCTCCAGTTCCTCACGTATCTCCTCCCGGTCCAGATCGGTGAGGATCTTGTGGTCCCAGGTGTGGCTGGCTATCTCGTGGCCCTCGTCGGCCATCCGCTTGACGAGCTCCGGGTACTTCTCGATGTGCCGCTTGCCGAGGAGGAAGAAGGTCGCCGGGACCTGCTCCTCCTTCAGGATGTCCAGCAGCCGCGGCGAGTTCTCGCTGGGCCCCGCGTCGAAGGTCAGCGCTATGCACTTGGCCTCACGGCAGTCGACGGTCCCCGCCCGGGCCTGGACGTCGGCCTTGGCGTCGGCGCGGGCCGAGGCGGGGGAGGTCGTCTCCAGCCGGGTGCACCCCGTCAATGCCATCGCGGCGGACAACATCGTGGCGGCGAGGAACGCGGCCCCCGTTTTCTTCATCTTCTTGGTCGGAGAAGGCATGCCGAGACTATACGTCGCGCGTATACACGAGATGTATAGTCGGTCCGGTGATGCCGCTCACGCGGCATCCATGCAGGTCAGCGGCTATTCAGCGCTTCCAGTACGGCCCGCCCGGCCGCCCGGTGTTCCGCGGCCCCCGCCGGGTCCGTCCCCTCCAGAACGCCGGCGATCCCCTCGTGGGCGAGGGCCTCCTCGTACCGGTTGCCGAGCCGCGGGCCCAGCTCCAGCACCTGCCGGTGCAGCCGCAGCGCCTCGTCGGTCAGGCCCGCGAAGCGGCAGGTCTCGGCGTAGCCGTTGAGGAAGTGGATCTTCCAGTGCTCCTCGAACAGCTCGTCCAGGAGCGCGAACGCCTCCCGGTGGCTGGCCAGCGCCTCCTCGTAACGGCCCATGTGCCGCAGCGCGACACCCCGGCAGTTCAGGCACCAGGCCTGGTTGTGCAGATGGCCGTCCTCGCGGGCCAGCGACAGCGCCGCACGGAGGTGTTCCGACGCCGCGTCCGGCGTCTCCCGGGCCAGCGCCACCCCGAGGACGATCCGGGCCGTCAGCGCGGGCGGCCACGCGGCGTCGGGGTGCGGGACGTCCAGCACCTGACGGGCCAGCAGGGCCGCCTCCTCGCGCCGGCCCAGTTGGAGCAGCGCCCAGGACTCGGCGGCGGCCGCGTGGGCCGTGCCCTCGGGACAGTCCGCGTTCGCGTACAGCTTTCCCGCCAGCCGGAACAGCTCCAGCGGCTCCTCGACCTGCCCCGCGTCCCAGCTCAAGTAGCCGCGGCGCAGCGTCAGTTCGGCCTCCGCCCGGGTGTCGCCCGCCTCCACGACCCGCAGCCCGGCCGCCTCGTACGCCTCGGTCGCCTCCGCCGTCCGCCCCGCGTTGTACCGGGCGAAGCCCAGATCGCTGTACGCCTGCGCCAGGTGCAGCGGATCGCCCAGCCGCTCGGCGGCGGCCAGTGAGCGCTCGAAGAGGACGTTGAGATGCGTCGTGCCGCAGCGCCGCGCGAAGTACGCCCGCAGATAGCGCGGCAGTTCGCAGACGTGGGCGTCGGCGCCGACCGCCGCGGCCGTCTCGAACACGGCGATCAGGTTGCCGTACTCCGAGGTGAGCCAGGCGAAGGCGGCGTTCTTGTCCGCGAACCGGGGGAGTTCCGCCGGGGCCGGGCCCGCCGAGACGGCACGGCCGGGCGCCACGAACGGCATCGCGGCGTCGGCGGCGGCCGCCGTATGGACGTAGAAGTCCAGCACCCGGACCAGGGCACGCTCCCGCTCGGCCGGCGAGTCCGTCTCCGCCGAGGCGCGGCGCGCGTGCTGGTGCACCAGGTCGTGCAGCCGGTAGCGGGTCGCCGTCGGCTGCTGCACGAGGTGCGCGTCGACCAGGTCCTCCAGCATCGCCCGCGCGCTGCGCACCGGGACGTCCGCCAGCGCCGCCGCCACGTACTCGTCGAACGACTCCCCGGGCAGCAGGCCCAGCAGCCGGAACAACCGGGCGTGCGGCCGGTCCAGTTGCCGTACCGACATCGCGAAGGCGGTGTCGAACTCGTCGCTCCCCTCCGCCAGCCGCTCGACCAGGATGCCCACCGTCCAGCCCGGCCGGTGCCGCAGCCGGGCTCCGGCCAGGCGCAGGGCCAGGGGCAGCCGGCCGCACAGCCGCAGCACCTCGGCCGCGGACTCCGGGTCACCGGCCAGCCTGCCGCCGGAGCCGTCCGGCTCGCCGCTCGCCCGGGCCAGCAGCCGTGCGCTCTCCGCGGGGCTCAGTACGTCGAGCGAGACCGGCGGCACCTCGTCCAGGCCCAGCAGCCGGTTGCGGCTGGTGACCAGGGCGACGGAGGCACCGGCGCCGGGCAGCAGCGGGCGGACCTGGTCGGCGTCGGCGGCGTTGTCGAGGACCACCACGACCCGGCGCCCCGCCAGCTCCGACCGCCAGCAGGCGGCCAGTTGCTCCACACCCTGCTGCGGGACCCGCTCGGAGGGGACGTCCAGCGCGCCCAGCAGCATCCGCAGCGCGGAGTCGGGATCGAGCGGAGGGCGGCCCTCGGTGAAGCCGTGCAGATCCACATAGAGCTGCGCGTCGGGGAAGCCGGCGGCGAGCCGGTGCGCCGCGTGCACGGCGAGGGAGGTCTTGCCGACGCCCGCCATACCGTCGACGGAGACCGCGCGATGGCTGTCCACGGCGGCGAACACGGCGGCCAGCGCCTCCTCGCGCCCGGTGAAGTCGGGCATGTCGCGCGGCAGGTCGTTGCGGGGGTGCGGCTGGGCCTGGCGGCTGCTCTTCGGGGGCGCCGGAAGCGGATTGGAGATCCGCTCCCACAGCGGGCGCAGCGGCCGGGGGTCCCGCTTGACCAGGCGGCACAGCGCGACCACCGCGGGCCACGGCGGCACGGTCTGCCCGTTGAGGTACCGCGACAGGGACGAGGAGCTGAGCCCCGCGTCCCGCGCGAGGGCCCGGACCCCGAGTCCGGACAGCTCCTGGATCATGCGCAGCCGGGCCGCCAGCTCCTCCTGCGGATCCGCCTGCGCTTGTGGTTCGTGCGTGCTCATGGTTGTTCCCCCGCCTGTTCGTCCCACTGGCCATGAAGTCTTCCCAGTCAAGTCGTCGCAGGTCAAGGGCTGTTGTGCTGTCCCACGGTGTTCCATCGCCATGGTCCGCACGGACGGGCCGGGCTGTTATGGAGTCACGCCCCGAGGCGAGGGGCACCGAACCGGAAGCGAAGGAGAGCGCAGTGCGGTCCCGTATGCGGAACCCCGCCGACGTCCTCACCGACGCGGCCCGGCCCCTGAAGGAGATCATGGCGGCCGTGCACGCGGCCGGCGTGGACCCCCGGACGCTGGCCCTGGTGCACGTGCGGATCAGCCAGGTCAACGGCTGCGGCGCCGACGTCGAGGACGGCGTCCGGACGGCCCGCGAGGCCGGGGTGGGCGACGAGCGACTGCTCGCCCTCGCCGCCTGGCGGGACACCGCGCACTTCACCCCCGCGGAACGGGCGGCCCTGGAACTGGCCGAGGCCGCGACCCGGCTCGCCGACCGCCCCGACGCGGTCGGCGACCCGACCTGGGACCGGGCCGCCACCCACTACGACGAGCGGCAGCTCGCCGCGCTGATCCTGCTGATCGGCACCACCAACCTGCTCAACCGGCTCGCCGCCACGACCCGGCAGAGCGCCCCCTTGACCGACACAACCGGAAGGAACCGGCCATGACGAACACCCAGCGCACCGCGGAGAAGACCACCGACAGCGCGGCCGAGCAGTGGACCGCCGAGGAGCGCGCCGCGATGAAGGAGCGCGCCAAGGAGCTGAAGGCGTCCGCGCGCCGCGCCTCGCGCGCCGAGAAGGCGGCCGAGGACGAGGCGGCCGTGCTCGCCAAGATCGCCGAAATGCAGGACTCGGACCGCGTGATGGCCGAGCGCATCCACGCCGTCGTCAAGGAGAACGCCCCCGTACTGGCCCCGAAGCTCTGGTACGGCATGCCCGCCTACGCCCGCGACGGCAAGATCGTCTGCTTCTTCCAGAGCGCGCAGAAGTTCAACGCGCGCTACGCCACCTTCGGATTCAACGACACCGCGCACCTCGACGAGGGCACCATGTGGCCGACCGGCTTCGCCCTTCCCCGGCTCACCGATGCCGACGCGGCCCGGATCGGCGAGCTGGTCGCCAAGGCGGTGAGCTGAACGCCGAGCTGACGCCCGATCGGCCGGGACCCTCGATTCCCGAAGCTCTGGAGTGCGCGCCGGGCCGATCGCCGCGGTGATCGGCCCGGCCACCGCCGGTGGCCCGCATGCCAGAATGCAAGAGTTCGTTCCCCTCCGATGTCCATCGAGGTCCAGCCGTGTCCCAGCCTGCAGGCCGTGTGCCCCAGCGACGCAACGCACGGTCCAACCGGGCGCGCATCCTGGCCACCGCGCGCCAGGAGCTGGGGCGCAACCCCGACATCACCCTGGAGGAACTGGCCCGTGCCGCCGGTGTCGTACGGCGCACCCTGTTCGGCCACTTCCCCGGCCGGGCCGCGCTCCTGGAGGCGCTGGCCGAGGAGGCGGGCGAGGCACTGCGGGCCGCCGTGGCGAGCGCACCGCAGGCGACCGGGGAGGGGGCGGAACCCGCCGAGCGGGCACTCGCGCGGTTCGCGCTGTCGATGTGGCCGGTGGGCGACCGCTACCG
Encoded proteins:
- a CDS encoding TetR family transcriptional regulator; its protein translation is MPECKSSFPSDVHRGPAVSQPAGRVPQRRNARSNRARILATARQELGRNPDITLEELARAAGVVRRTLFGHFPGRAALLEALAEEAGEALRAAVASAPQATGEGAEPAERALARFALSMWPVGDRYRMLLALAHRDLGRERVTEIIEPARAAATAILQRGQGDGVFHTHLPPAVLSAALEAMTVALLEEVNSGALEDDGTRAAVVLLIAAGVPEKHARLVVEDVAAERT